The genomic stretch AAAATTTAAAGGTGGCAAGGGAGTGGCAACAAGTTTAGGAGTATTTTTATTTTTAATACCTTATATTGTTATGATTTTATGCTTGATATTTATAGCAGTTTTTTTAATGTTTAGATATGTATCTTTAGCTTCAATTTCAGCTGCTGCTGCTTTACCAATATTGGTATTTATAATGGATAAAAGAGATAATATTTATTTATTTGTGCTTTCTTTAATAATAAGCGGTTTTGTAATTTATAGACATAAGACAAATATAGATAGGCTTTTAAAGGGAACAGAAACAAAGTTTAAATTTAAATAGGAGTAGGGGGATTTATGCATATTAAAGTTAATAGACAGAATTTTTTATCTGCTATGAGAATTGTTGAAAAAGCTATAAAAGAAAATAAAATAAAACCAGTTCTTTCATGTGTTTATATTAAAATAAAAGATAATAAGTTGAATTTTTGTGGAACGAATTTAGAAAACACAATTAAGACTTCTATAGATATAGAAGAAGTAATAACAGCTGGAGAAATTGCATTTCATTATTCTATAATAGATGAGTATTTAAAAGAAATTAAGGATGATATAATAACATTGAGGGTTGAGGAAGGAAATGTCTTATTTATAGAAACTGAAGATTCAACAACAGAATTTGCAGTTTTTTCAACGGAAGATTATCCAAATAGTTTTGATGAAATTATTTTGAATGATAATAATTTAAAATTTGAAATGTCCAGTGATGAATTGATTGACGCTTTTGAAAAAATTATATTTGCTGCTGACTCACCGGATAATATTGCTATGAATTGCATAAGAATAGAAAGTATTTT from Fusobacterium russii ATCC 25533 encodes the following:
- the plsY gene encoding glycerol-3-phosphate 1-O-acyltransferase PlsY gives rise to the protein MNFIIMLVLCYFIGAIPSGVWIGKIFKNIDVRDYGSRNSGATNCYRVMGPQFGLAVLLADALKGFLPLLIASKYIDSQFQMFILAMVVILAHTYSCFIKFKGGKGVATSLGVFLFLIPYIVMILCLIFIAVFLMFRYVSLASISAAAALPILVFIMDKRDNIYLFVLSLIISGFVIYRHKTNIDRLLKGTETKFKFK